The proteins below come from a single Panicum hallii strain FIL2 chromosome 7, PHallii_v3.1, whole genome shotgun sequence genomic window:
- the LOC112901039 gene encoding protein NUCLEAR FUSION DEFECTIVE 4-like isoform X2 has translation MRASDLLFSTFTVPHYKRWEMCVIVFVGTNGQTYFITASLVTSIQNFPKSRGPTVGILKGFMGLTSAILTQVYAVIHTPDHATLIFLIAVGPSLVAIGLMFVIRPVGGHRQVRPSDKNSFMFIYTVCLLLASYLVGIMLVQDFLEPSYDVVVFLTVILFVLIISPIAIPVILSLTSEKVEHPMEEALLSEPLAGEASTSQEKEDQPEVFLSEVEEEKPKDTDSLPPSERRKRIAELQAKLVEAAARGGVRIKRRPHRGDNFTLMQAFVKADFWLIWLSLLLGSGSGLTVIDNLGQMSQASGFKNAHIFVSLMSIWNFLGRVGGGYFSEIIVRERTYPRHIALTFAQIVMAAGHFLFAMAWPGTMYIASLLVGLGYGAHWAIVPAAVSELFGVKHFGAMYNFLILANPTGSLIFSGLIVSNLYEYEAEKQGQQHQISALMSPRSLHNMSFLADGPLKCEGPACFFVSSLILSVFCVIGAGLSLLVVHRTKRVYARLYSSVRT, from the exons ATGCGTGCATCGGACCTGCTCTTTAGTACCTTTACTGTGCCACATTATAAGAGATGGGAG ATGTGTGTTATTGTCTTTGTTGGAACAAATGGACAGACATACTTCATCACAGCTTCACTCGTTACAAGCATCCAGAACTTCCCAAAGAGCAGGGGCCCAACAGTGGGCATCCTGAAAGGATTCATGGGCCTAACAAGTGCCATTCTGACACAAGTTTATGCAGTAATACACACGCCAGACCATGCTACGCTTATTTTCTTGATTGCTGTTGGTCCATCGTTGGTTGCCATTGGCCTGATGTTTGTTATTAGGCCTGTTGGAGGTCACAGGCAGGTACGGCCATCCGACAAGAACAGCTTCATGTTTATCTACACCGTTTGCTTGCTCCTTGCCTCGTACCTTGTTGGTATCATGCTAGTCCAAGATTTCCTGGAACCTAGCTATGATGTGGTTGTTTTTCTCACTGTGATTCTGTTCGTCCTTATTATTTCACCAATTGCAATCCCTGTGATCTTGTCGTTAACGTCGGAAAAAGTGGAGCATCCAATGGAAGAGGCTCTCCTATCCGAACCATTGGCAGGAGAGGCAAGCACTTCACAAGAAAAGGAGGATCAACCAGAGGTCTTTTTGAgtgaggtggaggaggagaaaCCTAAGGACACTGATTCATTACCACCATCTGAAAGGAGGAAAAGGATTGCAGAATTACAGGCCAAGCTAGTGGAAGCAGCAGCAAGGGGCGGGGTTAGAATCAAAAGGAGACCACACAGAGGAGACAACTTCACCCTGATGCAGGCATTTGTGAAGGCTGATTTTTGGCTTATTTGGCTATCGCTTTTGCTTGGGTCAGGATCAGGGCTGACAGTCATCGATAACCTGGGTCAGATGAGCCAGGCTAGTGGTTTCAAAAATGCACATATCTTTGTGTCATTGATGAGCATATGGAACTTCCTTGGTCGTGTTGGAGGTGGCTACTTTTCTGAGATCATTGTCAG GGAGCGTACATACCCAAGGCACATAGCATTGACATTTGCTCAGATCGTGATGGCTGCTGGGCATTTCCTTTTTGCGATGGCTTGGCCTGGAACAATGTACATTGCAAGCTTGCTGGTTGGACTCGGATATGGAGCTCACTGGGCTATTGTGCCAGCTGCTGTCTCTGAACTTTTCGGTGTAAAACACTTTGGTGCTATGTACAATTTTCTCATACTAGCAAACCCCACAGGATCGCTCATCTTCTCCGGTCTAATTGTCAGTAACCTCTATGAGTATGAAGCTGAGAAACAAGGTCAACAACATCAGATATCAGCATTGATGTCTCCGCGATCGCTTCACAACATGAGCTTTCTTGCAGATGGACCACTGAAGTGTGAAGGGCCTGCTTGCTTCTTTGTCAGCTCTCTGATTTTGTCGGTGTTCTGTGTAATTGGAGCTGGCTTGAGCCTCCTCGTTGTTCACAGGACTAAACGGGTTTATGCTCGCCTCTATAGTTCTGTCCGGACATGA
- the LOC112901039 gene encoding protein NUCLEAR FUSION DEFECTIVE 4-like isoform X1 gives MAGKLRDRVRAFSTNRWLVFVAAMWMQSMAGTTYIFGAISPVLKARLGYDQRQVAALGVAKNLGGCLGLLAGALSATRPAWVLLLTGAAQNSLGYGSLWLVVTGRAPALPLWLMCVIVFVGTNGQTYFITASLVTSIQNFPKSRGPTVGILKGFMGLTSAILTQVYAVIHTPDHATLIFLIAVGPSLVAIGLMFVIRPVGGHRQVRPSDKNSFMFIYTVCLLLASYLVGIMLVQDFLEPSYDVVVFLTVILFVLIISPIAIPVILSLTSEKVEHPMEEALLSEPLAGEASTSQEKEDQPEVFLSEVEEEKPKDTDSLPPSERRKRIAELQAKLVEAAARGGVRIKRRPHRGDNFTLMQAFVKADFWLIWLSLLLGSGSGLTVIDNLGQMSQASGFKNAHIFVSLMSIWNFLGRVGGGYFSEIIVRERTYPRHIALTFAQIVMAAGHFLFAMAWPGTMYIASLLVGLGYGAHWAIVPAAVSELFGVKHFGAMYNFLILANPTGSLIFSGLIVSNLYEYEAEKQGQQHQISALMSPRSLHNMSFLADGPLKCEGPACFFVSSLILSVFCVIGAGLSLLVVHRTKRVYARLYSSVRT, from the exons ATGGCCGGGAAGCTCAGGGACAGGGTTCGGGCCTTCTCCACGAACCGGTGGCTGGTGTTCGTGGCGGCCATGTGGATGCAGTCCATGGCCGGGACGACGTACATCTTCGGCGCCATCTCGCCGGTGCTCAAGGCGAGGCTCGGCTACGACCAGCGGCAGGTGGCGGCGCTCGGCGTCGCCAAGAACCTCGGCGGCTGCCtgggcctcctcgccggcgcgctCTCGGCCACGCGCCCGGCGTGGGTGCTGCTCCTCACCGGCGCCGCGCAGAACTCCCTCGGCTACGGCTCGCTCTGGCTCGTCGTCACCGGGCGGGCGCCGGCGCTGCCCCTGTGGCTG ATGTGTGTTATTGTCTTTGTTGGAACAAATGGACAGACATACTTCATCACAGCTTCACTCGTTACAAGCATCCAGAACTTCCCAAAGAGCAGGGGCCCAACAGTGGGCATCCTGAAAGGATTCATGGGCCTAACAAGTGCCATTCTGACACAAGTTTATGCAGTAATACACACGCCAGACCATGCTACGCTTATTTTCTTGATTGCTGTTGGTCCATCGTTGGTTGCCATTGGCCTGATGTTTGTTATTAGGCCTGTTGGAGGTCACAGGCAGGTACGGCCATCCGACAAGAACAGCTTCATGTTTATCTACACCGTTTGCTTGCTCCTTGCCTCGTACCTTGTTGGTATCATGCTAGTCCAAGATTTCCTGGAACCTAGCTATGATGTGGTTGTTTTTCTCACTGTGATTCTGTTCGTCCTTATTATTTCACCAATTGCAATCCCTGTGATCTTGTCGTTAACGTCGGAAAAAGTGGAGCATCCAATGGAAGAGGCTCTCCTATCCGAACCATTGGCAGGAGAGGCAAGCACTTCACAAGAAAAGGAGGATCAACCAGAGGTCTTTTTGAgtgaggtggaggaggagaaaCCTAAGGACACTGATTCATTACCACCATCTGAAAGGAGGAAAAGGATTGCAGAATTACAGGCCAAGCTAGTGGAAGCAGCAGCAAGGGGCGGGGTTAGAATCAAAAGGAGACCACACAGAGGAGACAACTTCACCCTGATGCAGGCATTTGTGAAGGCTGATTTTTGGCTTATTTGGCTATCGCTTTTGCTTGGGTCAGGATCAGGGCTGACAGTCATCGATAACCTGGGTCAGATGAGCCAGGCTAGTGGTTTCAAAAATGCACATATCTTTGTGTCATTGATGAGCATATGGAACTTCCTTGGTCGTGTTGGAGGTGGCTACTTTTCTGAGATCATTGTCAG GGAGCGTACATACCCAAGGCACATAGCATTGACATTTGCTCAGATCGTGATGGCTGCTGGGCATTTCCTTTTTGCGATGGCTTGGCCTGGAACAATGTACATTGCAAGCTTGCTGGTTGGACTCGGATATGGAGCTCACTGGGCTATTGTGCCAGCTGCTGTCTCTGAACTTTTCGGTGTAAAACACTTTGGTGCTATGTACAATTTTCTCATACTAGCAAACCCCACAGGATCGCTCATCTTCTCCGGTCTAATTGTCAGTAACCTCTATGAGTATGAAGCTGAGAAACAAGGTCAACAACATCAGATATCAGCATTGATGTCTCCGCGATCGCTTCACAACATGAGCTTTCTTGCAGATGGACCACTGAAGTGTGAAGGGCCTGCTTGCTTCTTTGTCAGCTCTCTGATTTTGTCGGTGTTCTGTGTAATTGGAGCTGGCTTGAGCCTCCTCGTTGTTCACAGGACTAAACGGGTTTATGCTCGCCTCTATAGTTCTGTCCGGACATGA
- the LOC112900429 gene encoding protein NUCLEAR FUSION DEFECTIVE 4-like: MGKLAERLRTFSRNRWLVLVAAMWVQSMAGIGYLFGAISPVLKATLGYDQRQLAALAVAKNLGGYVGVVAGTLSAALPAWAMLLMGAAQNLLGYGWLWLIVDDRAPALPISMMCVLIFVGTNSATYFNTASLVTCIKNFPASRGPMVGILKGFLGLTSAILTQIYAVMHTADQAKLVLMVAVGPALVAIAMMFVVRPVGGHKQARPSDKKSFMFVYTVCLLLASYLAVVKLAQDFLRLTDNVVKVLTVILFVLLVSPIAIPVALTMTSKSELSMEEALLSEPLTAESSSSQEEGGHRQSILTDVEEKSKDTDSLPQSERRNRRRLHLGENFTMMQALVKADFWLIWVSFLLGSGPGLTVIDNLGQMSQAVGFRDVHIFVSLTSIWNFLGRVGGGYFSEIIVREYGYPRHTALAIAQILIASAQFLFAMAWPGTMYIGTFLVGLGYGAHWAIVPAAVSELFGVKHFGAMYNFLSLANPTGSLIFSGLITSTLYDYEAEKQAHQHQVTGLLSPRLLQSTGFLTGGSLTCEGAVCFFVSSLIMSGLCIVGAGLSLIVVHRTRRVYADLYRPVRT, from the exons ATGGGGAAGCTGGCGGAGAGGCTGAGGACCTTCTCGAGGAACCGATGGCTGGTGCTCGTGGCGGCAATGTGGGTGCAGTCCATGGCCGGCATCGGGTACCTCTTCGGCGCCATCTCGCCGGTGCTCAAGGCCACCCTCGGGTACGACCAGCGGCAGCTGGCCGCGCTGGCCGTCGCCAAGAACCTCGGGGGCTACGTCGGCGTCGTCGCCGGCACGCTCTCGGCCGCGCTGCCGGCGTGGGCGATGCTGCTCATGGGCGCCGCGCAGAACCTCCTCGGCTACGGCTGGCTCTGGCTCATCGTCGACGACCGGGCGCCGGCGCTGCCCATCTCTATG ATGTGTGTTCTCATATTTGTTGGAACCAACAGCGCGACATACTTCAACACAGCTTCGCTCGTAACATGCATCAAGAACTTCCCAGCGAGCAGGGGCCCAATGGTGGGGATCCTGAAAGGATTTCTGGGCCTAACCAGCGCCATCTTGACACAAATTTATGCAGTAATGCACACAGCAGATCAGGCCAAACTTGTCCTGATGGTTGCGGTCGGACCGGCATTGGTCGCCATTGCCATGATGTTTGTTGTCAGGCCTGTCGGAGGCCACAAGCAGGCACGGCCGTCAGACAAGAAGAGCTTCATGTTCGTCTACACCGTCTGCTTGCTCCTCGCCTCGTACCTCGCCGTCGTCAAGCTAGCCCAAGATTTCCTGCGGCTGACTGACAACGTGGTTAAAGTTCTGACGGTGATTCTGTTCGTGCTCCTTGTTTCGCCGATTGCAATCCCTGTGGCCTTGACGATGACGTCGAAATCGGAACTTTCGATGGAAGAGGCTCTCCTGTCTGAACCATTGACAGCAGAGTCAAGCAGTTCACAAGAAGAGGGAGGCCATCGACAGTCCATTTTAACCGACGTAGAAGAGAAGTCTAAGGACACTGATTCATTGCCTCAATCTGAAAGGAGGAACAGGAGACGTCTACACCTTGGGGAGAACTTCACCATGATGCAGGCGCTGGTGAAGGCTGACTTTTGGCTTATTTGGGTATCGTTCTTGCTTGGGTCAGGACCAGGGCTGACAGTGATCGACAATCTTGGCCAGATGAGCCAGGCAGTTGGATTCAGAGATGTGCATATCTTCGTGTCGCTGACGAGCATATGGAACTTCCTTGGCCGTGTTGGAGGTGGCTACTTCTCTGAGATCATCGTCAG GGAGTATGGATACCCAAGGCACACAGCACTGGCAATCGCTCAGATCCTGATTGCTTCCGCGCAGTTCCTCTTCGCCATGGCTTGGCCTGGAACAATGtacatcgggaccttcctggtCGGACTCGGATACGGAGCTCACTGGGCGATCGTGCCGGCTGCTGTCTCTGAACTCTTCGGCGTAAAACACTTTGGCGCCATGTACAATTTTCTCTCGCTAGCGAACCCCACGGGATCGCTCATCTTCTCAGGTCTCATCACCAGCACGCTGTACGACTATGAAGCCGAGAAACAGGCTCACCAACATCAGGTCACGGGGTTGCTGTCTCCAAGATTGCTTCAGAGTACAGGTTTTCTTACAGGTGGATCACTGACGTGTGAAGGGGCCGTTTGCTTCTTTGTCAGCTCGCTGATAATGTCAGGGCTCTGCATTGTTGGAGCCGGGTTGAGCCTCATCGTTGTTCACAGGACCAGGCGGGTTTATGCTGACCTCTATCGGCCTGTCCGCACATGA
- the LOC112899511 gene encoding pentatricopeptide repeat-containing protein At4g30825, chloroplastic: MAALRIRTPTGPGEHRRRNLASSLAQLGPDLIGFSSSLLPVGVGYVGDHRRVSSTVVTCRGFFVDNVRRKSHSRASLKNGLVCSLEGDGSRESTLCVSVPSEPSSCSEVPSVLGQKIAQGIDGNPRASAETKKEEKLWQRLQGGKKLGRRRAPKHGLGKDRHGRKSVRRDDNANVVLSFINQDSSIEECNSALIHLEKHSDEEALNFFDWMKANGKLKGNAGAYHLALQAIAWKEDWKMAELLLHEMVADSDCALDAQAFNGLIYVCAKRRLADWGTKWFRMMLCREVQPNVSTIGMLMGLYQKTGNLSEAEFTFAEMRNCNIKCVNAYSAMITLYTRLGLFAKSEDVIVLMNNDGVVPNMENWLVRLNVYCQQGKMEEAQSVLHFMVDEGFTLNVVAYNTLITGYGKSTDIQKAKKLFDSLGNAGLAPDETTYRSMVEGFGRADRYEEAISYYRKLKSAGFRPNASNFYTMINLLARHDDSEGAAEILEDMRAAGCQCSSIVTVLVRAYRTVGRMHKVLSILKSCFYKKILFDATSCSILVTAFAQNSLLEEALLILREKKWKDSAFEENLYHILICSCKEAGSYNDVVRIYSQMPKSGTHPNLRISCTMIDVFSMMGRFADAETIYLELKASSSVLDMIAYSVIVRMYIKAERLEDACSILAEMEKQKEIVPDKFLFLDMLRTYQKCGLLEKLADTYYWILKSQVECDEAMHNCIINCCGRAIPVDELSRIFDEMIQQGHLTNTITLNVLLDIYGKAGLFTRAEKVFLMARKQGLVDIITYNTIIAAYAKSGNFRSMNYFVQRMQDAGFPVSLEAYNCMLDAYGKAGQLEEFASVLQKMKRAKCKFDHYTYNIMINIYGRRGWIEDVANVLAELKSRGVEPDLYSYNTLIKAYGIARMPEDAVKLMQEMRIKGISPDRVTYTNLIAALQRNENFLEAVKWSLWMKQTGVVGRGTRA, translated from the coding sequence ATGGCTGCCTTAAGGATCCGCACGCCAACAGGTCCTGGGGAACACAGAAGGCGCAATCTTGCCAGCAGCCTGGCGCAGCTGGGGCCGGATTTGATTGGGTTTAGTTCTTCACTGTTGCCAGTTGGTGTTGGTTATGTTGGGGACCACAGGCGTGTAAGCAGCACTGTTGTCACATGCCGTGGGTTCTTTGTTGACAATGTAAGGAGGAAGAGCCATTCAAGGGCAAGCTTGAAGAATGGTTTGGTCTGCTCTTTAGAGGGTGATGGTAGCAGGGAGTCTACTTTGTGTGTATCTGTGCCATCTGAACCTTCAAGTTGCAGCGAAGTGCCGTCAGTTTTGGGTCAAAAAATAGCACAGGGCATAGATGGTAACCCAAGGGCCTCTGCAGAAACAAAGAAAGAGGAGAAGTTATGGCAGAGACTACAGGGTGGTAAGAAATTGGGAAGGCGTAGAGCTCCCAAGCATGGCCTGGGAAAGGACAGGCATGGTCGCAAATCTGTACGGAGAGATGATAATGCCAATGTGGTTTTGTCCTTTATCAACCAGGATTCCAGCATCGAGGAGTGCAATTCTGCTCTAATCCATCTTGAGAAGCACAGTGATGAGGAGGCTCTTAATTTCTTTGATTGGATGAAGGCTAATGGGAAGCTAAAGGGGAATGCTGGTGCATATCACCTAGCTCTCCAAGCAATTGCCTGGAAGGAGGATTGGAAGATGGCTGAACTATTGCTTCATGAAATGGTTGCCGATTCGGACTGCGCATTGGATGCTCAAGCATTTAATGGGCTGATATATGTTTGTGCTAAAAGGAGGCTTGCTGATTGGGGAACAAAGTGGTTTCGCATGATGCTTTGTAGAGAAGTGCAGCCGAATGTGTCTACAATTGGTATGCTTATGGGTCTTTACCAGAAGACTGGAAACCTATCAGAAGCTGAATTCACTTTTGCAGAAATGAGGAATTGCAACATTAAGTGTGTTAATGCTTACTCAGCTATGATTACTTTGTATACACGTTTAGGCCTTTTTGCCAAATCTGAGGATGTTATTGTTCTAATGAACAATGATGGAGTAGTTCCAAACATGGAAAATTGGTTGGTGCGGTTGAATGTGTACTGCCAACAGGGTAAAATGGAGGAGGCTCAATCAGTATTGCACTTCATGGTGGACGAAGGATTCACCCTGAATGTTGTAGCATATAATACTTTAATTACAGGATATGGAAAAAGTACTGATATACAGAAGGCGAAGAAATTGTTTGACAGCCTTGGTAATGCAGGTTTAGCTCCTGATGAAACCACCTATAGATCAATGGTAGAAGGTTTTGGTAGAGCAGACAGATACGAAGAGGCAATTTCGTACTACAGGAAGCTCAAAAGTGCTGGCTTCCGACCAAATGCATCCAACTTTTACACTATGATCAATCTACTAGCAAGACATGATGACAGTGAAGGTGCAGCTGAAATTCTGGAGGACATGAGGGCAGCTGGCTGTCAGTGTTCATCAATTGTTACCGTTCTTGTTCGGGCATACAGAACAGTAGGAAGAATGCATAAGGTTCTTTCAATTTTGAAATCCTGTTTCTACAAGAAAATTTTGTTTGATGCCACCTCGTGCTCTATTTTAGTAACAGCATTTGCTCAAAATTCTTTACTAGAGGAAGCTTTATTAATTCTGCGTGAAAAGAAGTGGAAAGATTCTGCTTTCGAGGAGAACTTGTATCATATATTGATATGTTCTTGCAAAGAGGCTGGTAGTTACAATGATGTTGTTAGGATATACAGTCAAATGCCTAAGTCTGGAACACATCCAAATCTCCGTATTTCTTGCACTATGATTGATGTTTTCAGCATGATGGGGAGATTTGCTGATGCTGAAACTATTTACCTTGAACTGAAAGCTTCGTCTTCTGTCCTTGACATGATTGCTTACAGTGTAATTGTGAGGATGTACATTAAAGCAGAGCGACTAGAGGATGCTTGTTCAATTTTGGCAGAAATGGAGAAACAGAAAGAAATAGTTCCTGATAAATTCCTTTTTCTTGACATGCTTCGGACTTACCAAAAATGTGGTCTGCTTGAGAAGTTGGCTGATACATATTACTGGATACTTAAGAGTCAAGTTGAATGTGATGAAGCCATGCATAACTGCATTATTAACTGCTGTGGGCGGGCTATACCTGTTGATGAGCTGTCAAGAATTTTTGATGAAATGATTCAACAGGGACACTTAACCAACACTATTACTCTCAATGTATTGCTAGATATATATGGAAAAGCTGGGCTTTTTACTAGGGCTGAAAAGGTCTTTCTCATGGCTCGCAAGCAGGGACTGGTGGATATCATAACATACAATACCATTATTGCTGCATATGCGAAAAGTGGAAATTTTCGTAGTATGAATTATTTCGTCCAAAGGATGCAGGATGCAGGGTTTCCTGTTTCTCTTGAGGCGTACAATTGCATGCTGGATGCTTATGGAAAGGCAGGGCAACTGGAAGAGTTTGCTTCTGTTTTGCAGAAAATGAAGAGGGCAAAGTGCAAGTTTGATCACTATACGTACAATATAATGATCAATATCTATGGGAGAAGGGGTTGGATAGAGGATGTTGCAAATGTTCTTGCAGAGCTAAAGAGCCGAGGTGTTGAACCAGATTTGTACAGTTACAATACCTTGATAAAAGCATATGGCATAGCAAGAATGCCTGAAGATGCTGTCAAACTGATGCAAGAGATGAGGATTAAAGGTATCAGCCCTGATCGGGTGACATATACTAACCTCATTGCTGCTCTACAAAGGAATGAAAATTTCCTGGAAGCTGTTAAATGGTCTCTCTGGATGAAGCAAACAGGAGTGGTAGGGCGTGGAACTCGAGCATAA